A stretch of Desulfotalea psychrophila LSv54 DNA encodes these proteins:
- the csb2 gene encoding type I-G CRISPR-associated protein Csb2 translates to MSDFAAQIEFLVKPQLSDPASPQRGEWPPAPDRKFQAMVATAAEIGEDLEVLKYLESPPLMQFEEALCPRAPLQYVPENFRRGKDYHTGTARHLPVVHPKNNIVSYLWRDVPEKCIAPLTKIVEQLTHIGRATSLVIGRVVPADSVKFNWVPDKDGGLRVRTPYTGRLQELIAHFEVGARSPAAPYTSYREKKTLVSNERWGELFVLRPQRQLDIHQTTYWTDKLRRAVISQAEDSSLPPLVHGHGDYRHVAWAAIPDVGHKYAKGHILGLGCWLPSDVSDLEVGVVGASLMRVRNLGEVELELDNVGLKGLQSSAWNKASKSFATVTPVALDRWPTKKVSPESIVAESLAKMGLPLPAYISCGNTSPIKGTIDARKYPSRKNRRYMCHVVIVWSSYIIGPIIIGADRYFGSGLCRPFYSEELNNVSQI, encoded by the coding sequence ATGAGTGACTTTGCGGCGCAGATAGAATTTCTGGTTAAGCCGCAGTTATCAGATCCAGCATCACCTCAAAGAGGTGAATGGCCTCCGGCCCCAGATCGAAAATTTCAAGCCATGGTCGCAACAGCCGCTGAAATAGGCGAAGATCTGGAGGTGTTAAAGTACCTTGAATCGCCTCCTTTGATGCAATTTGAAGAAGCATTGTGTCCTAGAGCCCCGCTGCAATATGTGCCGGAAAATTTTCGTAGAGGAAAAGATTATCATACGGGTACAGCAAGACATCTCCCAGTTGTTCATCCAAAGAATAATATCGTGAGTTATCTTTGGAGAGATGTTCCCGAAAAATGTATTGCTCCTCTTACAAAAATTGTTGAACAACTGACTCACATCGGCAGAGCCACAAGTCTTGTTATCGGAAGGGTTGTTCCTGCTGATAGTGTTAAGTTTAATTGGGTACCAGATAAAGATGGAGGTTTACGGGTTAGGACTCCATATACGGGTAGGTTGCAAGAACTTATAGCGCATTTTGAAGTAGGTGCGAGAAGCCCTGCTGCGCCTTATACCTCGTATAGAGAAAAGAAGACTCTTGTCTCTAATGAAAGATGGGGGGAGCTTTTTGTACTACGTCCTCAAAGACAGCTTGATATCCACCAAACAACGTATTGGACAGATAAGTTACGGAGGGCAGTTATAAGTCAGGCTGAAGATTCATCCTTGCCACCACTTGTACATGGTCACGGAGATTATCGTCATGTTGCTTGGGCGGCAATTCCTGATGTTGGTCATAAGTATGCAAAGGGACATATCCTAGGGCTAGGTTGTTGGCTTCCGTCAGACGTAAGTGACTTAGAGGTTGGAGTTGTAGGTGCATCTTTGATGAGGGTAAGAAATCTTGGAGAGGTTGAGCTAGAGCTAGACAATGTTGGTTTGAAGGGTTTACAAAGTAGTGCTTGGAATAAGGCCTCAAAATCTTTTGCAACTGTTACCCCTGTAGCTCTTGATCGTTGGCCTACAAAGAAGGTTTCTCCTGAAAGCATTGTTGCTGAAAGCTTGGCTAAAATGGGCTTACCTTTGCCTGCGTACATTTCTTGTGGCAATACCTCCCCGATAAAAGGCACTATAGATGCAAGAAAATATCCCTCAAGGAAGAACAGGCGATATATGTGCCATGTCGTTATAGTATGGTCATCATATATAATAGGGCCAATTATAATCGGTGCCGATCGGTATTTTGGCAGTGGTTTATGTAGACCCTTTTACTCAGAGGAGCTAAACAATGTCTCTCAAATTTGA
- the cas7g gene encoding type I-G CRISPR-associated RAMP protein Csb1/Cas7g, with amino-acid sequence MSDVAISIKANLKNVNGSDHIYPPTFAGVGHNFVALDKGTGKAKAVQVDSVGSFANRIEAELAALGILPEITTSVANQTLSVNELPHRIYDAILRDSFLGEDSWRNSDIGHQLLSSTTKNATALLLMLHDTSLGGWDSHAGKSVKGVKISRSVSCEIWGYDVFVAQHTSPKN; translated from the coding sequence ATGTCAGATGTCGCTATTTCTATTAAAGCAAACCTCAAGAATGTTAATGGTAGTGATCACATATACCCACCAACATTTGCAGGTGTAGGTCACAACTTTGTTGCTTTAGATAAAGGGACGGGCAAAGCTAAGGCTGTGCAGGTTGATTCTGTGGGATCATTTGCAAATCGTATTGAAGCAGAGCTTGCCGCTCTTGGCATCCTTCCAGAGATAACAACATCTGTTGCCAATCAAACGCTCTCTGTGAATGAGTTGCCTCATAGGATATATGATGCCATTCTTCGTGACTCCTTTTTGGGGGAAGACTCATGGAGAAATTCTGATATAGGACATCAATTACTCAGTAGTACCACAAAGAATGCAACTGCTCTTTTACTTATGCTCCATGACACTTCTTTAGGTGGCTGGGATTCTCATGCTGGAAAAAGTGTAAAAGGAGTGAAGATATCTCGATCAGTGTCATGCGAAATATGGGGATATGATGTTTTTGTGGCTCAGCATACAAGCCCAAAGAATTGA
- the groES gene encoding co-chaperone GroES produces MKIRPLNDRLLVKRLAEEEKTAGGIIIPDSAKEKPAEGQVVAVGPGKVSDSGERVALQVKEGDLVLFSKYGGTDVKLDGEDFLIMREDDILGIME; encoded by the coding sequence ATGAAAATTCGTCCCTTGAATGATCGGCTTTTGGTGAAGAGACTGGCTGAAGAAGAGAAAACCGCTGGTGGTATCATCATTCCTGATAGCGCTAAAGAAAAGCCAGCTGAAGGTCAGGTTGTAGCTGTAGGACCTGGAAAGGTTAGCGACAGTGGTGAGCGTGTTGCATTGCAGGTAAAAGAGGGCGATCTTGTACTCTTCTCCAAGTATGGTGGAACCGATGTGAAGCTTGATGGAGAAGATTTTCTCATCATGCGTGAAGACGATATCCTCGGCATCATGGAGTAG
- a CDS encoding branched-chain amino acid aminotransferase yields the protein MWENLDVALEKVSVENLKEKPSSENLCFGSDFTDHMFAMTWSRENGWHDAKICPYHNLVLDPAAMVFHYGQAIFEGMKGYKGKDGQTYMFRPTDNLERMNQSAVRLCMPRLPVDKVLKSLKALLYLEKDWIPEAPGSSLYIRPTMIAVEPSLGVRPSEKYYFFVIMSPVGAYYKEGCNPTKIYVSDEQARAVPGGVGNIKTAGNYAASLYTAEIARKKGCSQVLWLDAKEFKYVEEVGTSNIFFRIGDELITPPLGGSILGGITRDSILKLARSWGLNVSERKITIEEVLRASEDGTLLESFGTGTAAVISPVGEIVYKDKSYIINAGKAGELSQRLYAELQGIQYGELEDPFKWVERVG from the coding sequence ATGTGGGAAAATCTTGATGTTGCACTTGAAAAAGTATCTGTCGAAAATTTAAAGGAAAAACCTTCAAGTGAGAACCTTTGTTTTGGTAGTGACTTTACCGATCACATGTTTGCGATGACATGGAGCAGAGAGAACGGGTGGCATGACGCAAAAATTTGTCCATATCATAATTTGGTCCTTGATCCTGCGGCAATGGTCTTCCATTACGGCCAGGCAATTTTTGAGGGGATGAAGGGCTATAAGGGTAAGGATGGGCAGACCTATATGTTTCGTCCGACGGATAACCTTGAGCGGATGAATCAATCTGCAGTACGTCTCTGTATGCCCCGCCTGCCCGTGGACAAGGTGTTGAAGAGCTTGAAGGCCCTTCTCTATCTCGAAAAGGATTGGATTCCCGAGGCCCCCGGTTCATCTCTCTATATTCGTCCGACCATGATTGCGGTAGAGCCCAGTCTTGGTGTCCGTCCTTCCGAGAAGTACTACTTCTTTGTTATTATGAGTCCCGTGGGCGCATACTATAAGGAGGGTTGTAACCCTACCAAGATCTACGTAAGTGATGAGCAGGCCCGTGCAGTTCCCGGTGGCGTTGGCAATATTAAGACTGCCGGAAATTATGCAGCATCTCTCTATACTGCTGAGATTGCAAGGAAAAAAGGTTGTAGCCAAGTCCTCTGGCTCGATGCGAAAGAGTTTAAGTATGTGGAAGAGGTGGGCACCAGTAATATCTTCTTCCGTATTGGCGATGAGCTTATCACTCCTCCGCTTGGAGGTTCAATTCTTGGCGGTATCACCAGAGATTCTATTTTGAAACTTGCCAGAAGCTGGGGCCTCAATGTCTCCGAGCGCAAGATCACCATAGAGGAAGTTTTACGGGCAAGTGAAGACGGTACTCTGCTGGAATCCTTTGGCACAGGAACGGCTGCTGTAATCTCCCCTGTAGGTGAAATTGTCTATAAGGATAAGAGCTATATCATTAATGCTGGTAAGGCTGGAGAACTCTCGCAGAGACTCTATGCCGAGCTTCAGGGTATTCAGTATGGCGAGCTGGAAGATCCATTCAAATGGGTTGAGCGTGTGGGTTAG
- a CDS encoding AI-2E family transporter, translating into MNQLPPQQSDGKPLPGPMRIKYFLLVFAIAFFFLGRILWPFWSILVLSFLLVNIFQPVYLFLSKQLPRSVASGLTCLMIIALVFFPLLFFTGALTGEALSFYNWVRDSQVWMRFQDFIQQSQFITRMQAPLKDFGIDFQPAQITASLAYFAKAGGLFLYDQASSWAANILQSVALFFIMILVIFFLFMDLLRLKEFLFKLSPLPEDENRLLVKKFEEIANAILKGSGICGIIQGIIGGVLFSIMHLPSPILWGCIMSVLAFLPIFGIGLVMLPAALALAIDGQTATASSLVISYLVLSLGMEYLIKPKLVGSQVEMHTLLVFLSIIGGISVYGILGIIYGPLIITAFLTLSNIYLRRYDQYVQIM; encoded by the coding sequence ATGAATCAACTCCCGCCACAACAGTCAGACGGAAAGCCCCTTCCCGGCCCCATGCGTATCAAGTATTTTTTGTTGGTCTTTGCCATAGCCTTCTTCTTTTTGGGCAGAATTCTATGGCCATTCTGGTCCATCCTTGTCCTCTCCTTCCTTCTGGTAAATATATTCCAGCCCGTATATCTTTTTCTAAGTAAACAGCTACCCAGATCCGTTGCCTCCGGCCTCACCTGCCTGATGATTATCGCCTTGGTCTTTTTTCCACTCCTTTTTTTTACAGGAGCACTCACCGGCGAGGCGCTCTCCTTCTACAACTGGGTTCGAGACAGCCAAGTATGGATGCGCTTTCAGGACTTTATTCAACAGAGCCAATTTATCACCAGGATGCAGGCACCACTGAAGGATTTCGGCATTGATTTCCAACCTGCCCAAATAACGGCCAGCCTGGCCTATTTTGCCAAGGCAGGTGGCCTTTTCCTCTACGACCAGGCCTCATCCTGGGCAGCTAATATCCTCCAGTCCGTCGCCCTCTTCTTCATCATGATCCTGGTTATATTCTTTCTCTTTATGGATCTACTAAGGCTCAAAGAGTTTCTCTTCAAACTCTCACCCCTGCCAGAAGATGAGAACAGACTACTGGTAAAAAAGTTTGAAGAAATTGCCAACGCAATCCTCAAGGGCAGTGGCATCTGTGGAATTATTCAGGGCATCATAGGCGGAGTGCTGTTTTCAATAATGCACCTCCCCTCGCCAATACTCTGGGGTTGCATCATGTCGGTACTGGCCTTTCTCCCCATCTTTGGTATTGGCCTGGTTATGCTACCCGCCGCCCTGGCCCTGGCCATCGATGGCCAGACGGCAACGGCCAGTAGCCTTGTCATTTCCTACTTGGTCCTCTCCCTCGGCATGGAATATCTGATAAAACCTAAGCTCGTGGGCTCACAGGTAGAGATGCACACCCTCTTGGTCTTTCTTTCCATTATTGGCGGCATATCCGTTTATGGTATTTTAGGCATCATCTACGGACCACTTATCATCACAGCATTCCTTACATTATCAAATATATACCTCAGGCGTTACGACCAATATGTACAGATAATGTAA
- the rbr gene encoding rubrerythrin produces the protein MPKIQGTRTEQNLLKSFAGESQARNRYTYFASIARKEGYVQIGDIFEETSNQEKEHAKRFFKFLEGGNVEITASFPAGRLGNTSDNLLAAAEGEFEEHSSLYPGFAKIASEEGFEEIAAAWLAISVAEKQHEKRYRDLLANIKSSQVFERATEQSWRCRNCGYIHHGTQAPELCAACLHPKAHFEILGENW, from the coding sequence ATGCCCAAAATTCAAGGAACCCGGACCGAACAAAATCTACTCAAATCCTTTGCCGGTGAAAGCCAGGCAAGAAATCGCTACACCTACTTTGCCAGTATCGCTCGCAAGGAAGGCTATGTACAGATTGGTGACATCTTTGAAGAGACATCCAATCAAGAAAAAGAACATGCCAAACGTTTTTTTAAATTTCTAGAGGGTGGCAATGTAGAGATAACGGCAAGCTTCCCTGCCGGAAGACTCGGTAACACCTCCGATAACCTTCTGGCAGCAGCAGAGGGTGAATTCGAAGAGCACTCCTCCCTCTATCCCGGCTTTGCCAAAATCGCCAGTGAAGAGGGCTTTGAAGAGATTGCCGCAGCCTGGTTGGCCATCTCCGTTGCTGAAAAACAACATGAGAAACGCTACCGTGACCTATTGGCCAACATCAAGAGCAGCCAGGTCTTTGAACGAGCCACGGAGCAAAGCTGGCGCTGCCGTAACTGTGGCTATATCCACCATGGAACCCAAGCCCCTGAACTCTGTGCAGCCTGCCTTCACCCCAAGGCCCACTTTGAAATACTAGGCGAAAACTGGTAG
- a CDS encoding MerR family transcriptional regulator, translating to MEIRFMAGEMARLHGISKQTLLYYDKINLLQPREKCRLSGYRYYTLDQFEELELVLYLKNLGISLKEIKDYLDTSSIEERMEKLEGQEQLIQEKMEQLRQTDRHLKAIIESMRANNALIPFEMGVKVLPKRHIVAEPVLPPFDLYSLEVAIKKLINASLPDQKLEINDLLIFVEPKDEVELFKGVAVEVPRPGRAAESMPGGNYAYLYHKGPYGELPASWLQLYAYLDKFGLRAIGPCLEKMLLGAFAVADEQEFLVELQVMVE from the coding sequence ATGGAGATAAGATTTATGGCAGGGGAGATGGCGCGCCTGCATGGTATTTCTAAGCAGACCCTGCTCTATTACGATAAGATCAACCTCTTGCAGCCAAGGGAGAAGTGCAGGCTCAGCGGCTACAGGTACTATACCCTGGATCAATTTGAGGAGCTGGAGCTGGTTCTCTATCTGAAAAATCTGGGTATCTCCCTCAAGGAGATTAAGGACTATCTGGACACCTCCTCTATTGAGGAGCGTATGGAGAAGCTGGAGGGGCAGGAACAGCTTATTCAGGAGAAGATGGAACAACTTAGGCAGACCGACAGGCATCTTAAGGCAATAATAGAGTCGATGAGGGCAAATAATGCCTTGATCCCCTTTGAAATGGGGGTCAAGGTCTTGCCGAAGAGGCATATTGTAGCTGAGCCAGTTTTACCTCCCTTTGACCTTTACTCCTTGGAGGTGGCCATCAAGAAGCTCATCAACGCCTCCCTGCCCGACCAGAAATTGGAGATAAATGACCTGTTGATCTTTGTCGAGCCGAAGGATGAGGTTGAGCTATTTAAGGGGGTGGCGGTGGAGGTGCCTAGGCCTGGGAGGGCAGCAGAATCTATGCCCGGGGGGAACTATGCCTATCTTTATCATAAGGGTCCCTATGGCGAGTTGCCAGCATCCTGGCTACAGCTCTATGCGTATTTGGATAAGTTTGGGCTGCGGGCGATTGGTCCCTGCCTTGAAAAGATGTTACTGGGGGCCTTTGCCGTGGCAGATGAGCAGGAGTTTTTGGTCGAGCTTCAGGTCATGGTTGAGTAG
- a CDS encoding MATE family efflux transporter, whose amino-acid sequence MNSFFSRPWSKFDFIKFVTPSILSLVSISLYMAVDAIFISRFIGTLAMAAVNIIMPLFSISIGIGVMVATGASATIGIELGQGKRDRANAHFSFVFCFLFLVFIGLIISQWAIGPERLALWLGASKLLLPYCVQYLNIFLFGISALVLQMFFEFFMRLDGKPSWALYSSLLGGATNILLDYILIVRYGMGVDGAAIASCAGIFISCLNGAIYFLFKAKTLRFIRPLIDWPFLFRSMFNGFSEMVTEIAAAVQTLVFNYLMLGYAGEAGVAAMSILMHLYFLMSSLYIGLGMGVSPLISFNYGCRNPGKISELLTRAIQLTLFFALFSFAMAFCFGDNLIQIFAKGQVSVVHIAEGGIKIIAFSFLLNGMNILASAFFTSVNNGKISTLISSLRTFVFILGFALLLPPLIGVTGIWLSLPMAELSTLLISLFFMKKYRQHYLLPATTGEVKEKNSMQLIKKKEKEEA is encoded by the coding sequence ATGAACAGCTTCTTCAGTCGACCATGGTCGAAATTTGATTTTATAAAATTTGTCACACCATCAATCCTCAGTTTAGTCTCCATCTCCCTCTATATGGCGGTGGACGCTATTTTTATCTCCCGCTTCATCGGCACCCTGGCCATGGCAGCGGTGAACATCATCATGCCGCTCTTCAGCATTTCCATAGGAATAGGGGTGATGGTAGCCACGGGAGCCAGCGCCACCATTGGCATAGAACTCGGCCAGGGGAAACGTGACAGAGCCAACGCTCACTTCTCTTTTGTATTTTGTTTTCTCTTCCTTGTTTTCATAGGCCTGATTATCTCTCAATGGGCCATTGGCCCGGAAAGACTGGCGCTCTGGCTCGGGGCGAGCAAGCTGCTACTGCCATACTGTGTCCAGTATCTCAACATCTTTCTCTTTGGAATCAGCGCCCTTGTTCTGCAGATGTTTTTCGAGTTTTTCATGAGGCTTGACGGCAAGCCCTCTTGGGCCCTCTACAGCTCCCTGCTGGGCGGAGCGACCAATATCCTGCTCGACTATATCCTGATTGTCAGATATGGCATGGGGGTTGACGGGGCAGCTATTGCCTCCTGTGCCGGTATTTTTATCTCCTGCCTCAACGGAGCTATCTACTTCCTCTTTAAGGCCAAAACACTCAGGTTTATTCGCCCCCTCATCGACTGGCCATTCCTCTTTAGGTCAATGTTCAATGGCTTTTCAGAGATGGTAACAGAGATTGCCGCTGCCGTCCAAACCCTGGTATTCAACTATCTTATGCTAGGATATGCCGGTGAAGCAGGAGTTGCCGCCATGTCAATTCTCATGCATCTCTACTTCCTTATGTCATCCCTCTATATAGGTCTGGGAATGGGGGTCAGCCCACTTATCAGCTTCAACTATGGCTGTAGAAATCCGGGCAAGATCAGTGAACTGCTCACAAGGGCCATCCAGCTAACCCTCTTCTTTGCCCTCTTCTCCTTTGCCATGGCCTTTTGCTTCGGTGATAACCTCATCCAAATCTTCGCCAAAGGCCAAGTCTCCGTGGTGCACATTGCCGAGGGCGGAATTAAAATAATCGCCTTCAGCTTTCTCCTCAACGGCATGAATATCCTCGCCTCGGCCTTTTTCACCTCGGTCAATAACGGCAAGATCTCAACCCTAATCTCAAGCCTGCGTACCTTTGTTTTCATCCTGGGTTTTGCCCTACTCCTCCCGCCCCTTATAGGCGTTACCGGCATCTGGCTCTCCCTGCCCATGGCCGAACTGAGCACCCTCCTGATAAGCCTGTTTTTTATGAAGAAGTACCGACAGCACTATCTCCTTCCTGCCACGACAGGGGAGGTAAAGGAAAAAAACTCTATGCAACTGATTAAAAAGAAGGAAAAAGAAGAGGCATAA
- a CDS encoding radical SAM protein, producing the protein MYDHLFGPIASRRLGTSLGVDLVRHKVCSLDCIYCESGRTTVLTGERKEYVSHEKVKEELLDYFANNPDPDYITFSGSGEPTLSSRIGDTIEFIKAQKPNVKVAVLTNGTLFSNPAVRRELMGADLVIPSLDAATWDSFRRINRPLATLDLDTHIEGIRLFKEEFSGKMDLEILILPGVNDDEESLAALKASCILIGPDTVQLNTLDRPGVVKNIRAATAEELEAIAAYFGFTNITIPSSAKRSKQRAKVSGDLADAVLEMIVRRPCTEKDILQTIECTDEELLLALDRLQQEDKVYTLTKERGEFYLVKHH; encoded by the coding sequence ATGTATGATCATTTGTTTGGGCCAATAGCCTCGCGGCGTTTGGGCACCTCACTTGGGGTAGATTTGGTGAGGCATAAGGTGTGCTCTCTTGACTGTATATACTGTGAGAGTGGCAGGACAACGGTGCTGACGGGGGAGAGGAAAGAGTATGTCTCCCATGAAAAGGTAAAGGAGGAGTTGCTGGACTATTTTGCCAATAATCCCGATCCTGATTATATCACCTTCTCCGGCTCAGGGGAGCCGACCCTCAGTTCACGTATTGGTGACACCATTGAATTTATTAAGGCCCAGAAACCCAATGTTAAGGTTGCTGTTCTTACCAATGGCACCCTTTTCTCAAACCCTGCTGTTCGTCGCGAACTGATGGGGGCAGACCTTGTTATTCCCTCTCTTGATGCAGCGACATGGGACTCTTTTCGGAGGATTAACAGGCCTCTTGCCACCCTTGATTTGGATACTCATATTGAGGGGATACGGCTTTTTAAAGAGGAGTTTTCCGGTAAGATGGATCTGGAAATTCTTATCCTGCCCGGCGTCAATGATGACGAGGAGAGTCTTGCGGCCCTGAAGGCCAGCTGTATCCTTATTGGTCCCGATACGGTCCAGCTTAATACCCTTGACCGTCCCGGAGTGGTAAAAAATATCCGGGCAGCCACTGCGGAGGAGTTAGAGGCGATTGCGGCATATTTTGGCTTTACCAATATCACCATTCCCTCCTCTGCTAAAAGATCAAAGCAGAGGGCTAAGGTGAGTGGTGATCTTGCCGATGCTGTTTTAGAAATGATTGTCAGGAGGCCCTGTACCGAAAAGGATATTCTGCAGACAATAGAGTGTACCGATGAAGAGCTCTTGCTGGCCCTTGATCGTCTCCAGCAAGAGGACAAGGTTTATACCCTCACTAAGGAGAGGGGCGAATTTTACCTGGTTAAGCACCACTGA
- a CDS encoding DMT family transporter → MIEKERRREMLWGYLFAIGATAIWSGNFIIARGLSETLSPISLAYYRWAVALLVLLPIGIRPLLREWQELKLHLPYLCLTSLVGVTIFNTMIYVAGHTTTAINLSLISITAPIFIVIFSRLLFAEKITLHKSLGILLVAVGVVLLITGGELARLLRISFAIGDLWMLAAAMFFGLYSILLKYKPRKLSIWAFQLSTFALGLFFLTPFFIWDYCTSPPVSFSASTLGAILYLGVFASLTAFALWNKAILVIGPVRAGMIYYSLPIFSGTAAYLILGEAITSVHLCSVLLIVSGIFTANHDPRKI, encoded by the coding sequence TTGATTGAGAAGGAACGTAGGAGGGAGATGCTTTGGGGCTATCTCTTTGCCATTGGTGCCACGGCCATTTGGTCCGGTAATTTTATCATAGCCCGTGGCCTCAGTGAGACGCTCTCTCCTATCAGCCTTGCCTACTACCGTTGGGCGGTGGCCTTGCTGGTCCTTCTCCCCATAGGTATTCGTCCGCTCCTGAGGGAGTGGCAGGAGTTGAAGTTGCATCTGCCCTATCTCTGCCTGACCTCTCTTGTCGGGGTGACCATCTTTAATACTATGATCTATGTGGCAGGACATACCACCACGGCCATTAATCTCTCCCTGATCTCTATTACTGCTCCCATATTTATCGTTATCTTCTCCCGCCTCCTCTTTGCCGAGAAAATTACCCTGCATAAATCTTTGGGTATTCTCTTGGTTGCCGTGGGGGTGGTTCTGCTCATTACCGGGGGGGAGCTGGCGAGACTTCTCCGGATCTCCTTTGCCATTGGTGATCTGTGGATGCTTGCCGCTGCCATGTTTTTTGGTCTCTATAGCATCCTCTTGAAGTATAAACCGAGAAAATTGAGTATCTGGGCATTTCAGCTCTCAACTTTTGCGCTTGGCCTGTTCTTTCTCACCCCGTTTTTTATCTGGGATTATTGTACCAGCCCGCCCGTAAGCTTCAGCGCCAGTACTCTGGGAGCCATTCTTTATCTGGGCGTCTTTGCCTCGCTGACTGCCTTTGCCTTGTGGAATAAGGCCATTTTGGTGATTGGCCCGGTAAGGGCGGGCATGATATACTACTCCCTGCCGATATTCAGTGGCACTGCTGCCTATCTTATCTTGGGAGAGGCAATTACCTCTGTTCATCTCTGTAGTGTGTTATTGATTGTCTCGGGTATTTTTACGGCGAATCATGATCCCAGAAAAATCTGA
- a CDS encoding DUF4079 family protein, producing MFIFHPILQSLAILTALYALSLGIPRFLLMHLEKKIHFNWQLHVRVGAIALVLLFLGMLGGLYVVRVSWGDVLITGAHAFVALSLLPLILFGLGSGAYMDSSKRRRRVLPLLHGICNTLIVLLALSQIYTGVYIYRSYVLGL from the coding sequence GTGTTTATTTTTCACCCAATACTTCAGTCCCTGGCCATCCTTACTGCCCTCTATGCCCTGAGTCTTGGCATCCCCCGTTTTTTGCTGATGCACTTGGAGAAGAAGATCCACTTTAATTGGCAGTTGCATGTTCGTGTTGGCGCTATTGCCCTGGTCCTTCTTTTTCTCGGCATGTTGGGCGGGCTCTATGTCGTCAGGGTAAGCTGGGGGGACGTTTTGATTACCGGCGCCCATGCCTTTGTCGCCCTTTCTTTACTGCCGCTTATCCTCTTTGGCCTGGGTTCCGGCGCTTATATGGATAGTAGTAAGAGGAGGCGCAGGGTGCTTCCCCTTCTCCATGGAATATGTAATACTCTTATTGTCCTCCTTGCCCTCTCGCAGATATATACCGGGGTTTATATTTACAGGTCCTACGTGCTGGGCCTTTAG
- a CDS encoding cytochrome P460 family protein, translating into MKKIIACLIVIFTCSLCASLASAHMPSATADGLWKKISKESSYKNWSFWPDHKGMQPGRAPHGPFHKVYVNDQALTSEHVPGHYGAIVVKENYGKDKKLKAITVMYKVQDANPVAGDWLWAKYSPSGKAAKFGKVRGCINCHSARADNDYIFVHELQ; encoded by the coding sequence ATGAAGAAGATCATCGCCTGTCTCATTGTTATCTTTACCTGTAGCCTCTGTGCCAGCCTTGCCTCTGCCCATATGCCCTCTGCTACTGCCGATGGACTTTGGAAAAAAATAAGCAAGGAGTCGTCTTACAAGAATTGGTCCTTTTGGCCGGATCATAAGGGAATGCAGCCGGGGCGGGCACCCCATGGACCATTTCATAAGGTCTATGTTAATGACCAGGCCCTGACGTCGGAGCATGTGCCTGGCCACTACGGTGCTATTGTGGTTAAGGAGAATTATGGAAAGGATAAAAAGCTTAAGGCGATTACGGTGATGTATAAGGTGCAGGATGCGAATCCTGTTGCTGGTGACTGGCTGTGGGCAAAGTATTCGCCAAGCGGTAAGGCTGCTAAATTCGGGAAGGTAAGGGGTTGTATAAATTGTCACTCTGCCCGGGCGGACAACGACTATATTTTTGTCCATGAACTGCAGTAG